One stretch of Glycine soja cultivar W05 chromosome 7, ASM419377v2, whole genome shotgun sequence DNA includes these proteins:
- the LOC114418921 gene encoding putative respiratory burst oxidase homolog protein H isoform X1, whose protein sequence is MSSQKGGKDESSTWILESIEIDPVVGRPKRDDEAPPNGSTVLKSPNDVAAVNNNNNNNNNNNNVRSRLGIRGSNGGRKMMRTESGAARGIKGLRFLDRTVTGRETDAWKSIEKRFTQNAVDGKLTKDKFGTCMGMGAESKDFAGELYEALARRRKVYAENGISLDEAKVFWEDMTNKDFESRLQVFFDMCDKNGDGKLSEDEVKEVIVLSASANKLGNLKMHADGYASLIMEELDPDHNGYIEIWQLETLLKEMVSSEEGTKKLDQCRAMTLSKAMIPSKYRTPVSKFLSKTTEFALDKWKKIWVFALWLAINLVLFIWKFKQYREKKAFQVMGYCLCFAKGAAETLKFNMALIVLTMCRRTLTKLRGSFLSRIIPFDDNINFHKTIAVAVVIGTFIHVMMHITCDFPRLISCPENKFFSIFGDGFNYEQPTYYTLVKSIPGLTGILMVLIMAFTFTLATHYFRKSVVKLPSPLHRLAGFNAFWYAHHLLIVVYILLIIHGYFLFLTKEWNKKTTWMYLVVPLALYAFERIHPFFRSKDHRVSIIKAIIYTGNVLALYMTKPQGFKYESGMYLFVKCPDISTFEWHPFSITSAPGDDYLSVHIRTLGDWTTELKNTFAQVCEPHNAQPRKGNLMRMETRAPNSTYNHPSKSRIRYPKILIKGPYGAPAQSYKNYDVLFLIGLGIGATPMISILKDMLNNMKSESPKEDSVPSSNSDDQIKKGPERAYFYWVTREQSSFEWFKGVMDDIADYDCDNIIEMHNYLTSVYEEGDARSALIAMIQRLQHAKNGVDVVSESRIRTHFARPNWKKVFTELANAHQSSRIGVFYCGSPTLTKTLKELCHEFSLKSSTRFQFHKENF, encoded by the exons ATGTCATCACAAAAAGGAGGCAAAGATGAATCATCAACGTGGATTCTTGAGAGCATTGAGATTGATCCCGTTGTGGGAAGGCCTAAAAGGGATGATGAAGCACCCCCTAATGGAAGCACGGTGCTTAAATCTCCCAATGATGTTGCTGCtgtgaacaacaacaacaacaacaacaacaacaacaacaatgtgaGGAGCAGACTTGGCATTCGGGGGAGTAATGGAGGGAGGAAAATGATGAGGACTGAATCAGGAGCAGCCAGAGGGATTAAGGGTTTACGTTTTCTTGATAGAACGGTCACAGGGAGGGAAACTGATGCATGGAAGTCCATTGAGAAGCGCTTTACTCAGAATGCAGTTGATGGAAAACTCACAAAAGACAAATTTGGAACCTGCATGG GCATGGGGGCAGAATCAAAGGATTTTGCTGGGGAGCTGTATGAGGCTTTGGCAAGGAGAAGGAAAGTCTATGCAGAAAATGGGATATCTTTGGATGAAGCTAAAGTATTCTGGGAGGACATGAccaacaaagattttgaatctAGGCTTCAAGTGTTCTTTGACAT GTGTGACAAGAATGGAGATGGTAAGCTATCAGAAGATGAGGTTAAGGAG GTTATAGTGTTGAGCGCCTCAGCAAATAAGCTAGGAAACCTCAAAATGCATGCTGATGGGTATGCATCTTTGATAATGGAAGAGCTTGACCCTGATCATAATGGATATATAGAG ATCTGGCAGCTAGAAACTCTGCTGAAGGAAATGGTTAGTTCTGAAGAAGGCACCAAAAAACTTGATCAATGTAGAGCCATGACTTTGAGTAAAGCTATGATACCGAGCAAGTATAGGACACCAGTGAGCAAATTTCTATCTAAAACCACAGAATTTGCTCTcgataaatggaaaaaaatatggGTTTTCGCGCTTTGGTTGGCCATAAACTTGGTGctttttatttggaaatttAAGCAATACAGGGAAAAGAAAGCCTTTCAAGTCATGGGTTACTGTCTCTGCTTTGCAAAGGGTGCTGCTGAGACTCTCAAGTTCAACATGGCTCTTATTGTCCTAACCATGTGCAGAAGAACACTTACAAAACTAAGAGGATCATTTCTAAGTCGAATCATACCTTTTGATGACAATATAAACTTTCACAAGACGATTGCGGTAGCTGTGGTTATAGGGACTTTTATTCATGTAATGATGCATATCACTTGTGATTTTCCAAGATTAATATCATGCCCAGAAAATAAGTTCTTTTCGATATTTGGGGATGGTTTTAACTATGAGCAGCCTACTTACTACACCCTAGTTAAAAGCATTCCTGGTTTAACTGGAATTCTTATGGTCTTGATTATGGCTTTTACCTTCACTCTAGCGACACATTATTTCAGAAAAAGTGTTGTCAAGTTGCCTTCCCCGTTGCATCGATTGGCTGGTTTCAATGCATTTTGGTATGCTCATCATTTGCTTATTGTGGTTTACATACTCCTGATCATACATGGCTACTTTCTATTTCTCACCAAGGAATGGAACAAGAAGACG ACTTGGATGTACCTTGTAGTTCCACTAGCACTCTATGCTTTTGAGAGAATTCACCCGTTTTTCAGGAGTAAAGATCACCGAGTAAGCATCATTAAG GCAATAATATATACAGGAAATGTTCTGGCACTATACATGACCAAACCCCAAGGATTCAAGTATGAAAGTGGAATGTATCTTTTTGTCAAGTGTCCAGATATATCTACTTTTGAATG GCATCCTTTCTCCATCACCTCTGCACCTGGAGATGACTACTTGAGTGTTCATATACGAACCTTGGGAGATTGGACTACAGAGCTTAAAAACACATTTGCACAG GTTTGTGAGCCTCACAATGCTCAACCAAGAAAGGGAAACCTTATGAGGATGGAAACTAGAGCACCAAATTCAACCTATAACCATCCTTCAAAATCAAG AATTAGATATCCAAAGATCCTCATCAAAGGACCCTACGGAGCCCCAGCACAAAGCTATAAGAACTATGATGTTCTCTTTCTCATAGGTCTCGGAATCGGTGCCACACCAATGATCAGTATTCTAAAAGATATGTTGAACAACATGAAGTCAGAAAGCCCTAAAGAG GACTCAGTCCCTAGCAGTAACTCAGATGATCAAATTAAGAAAGGTCCTGAAAGAGCATATTTCTATTGGGTAACAAGAGAGCAGTCATCATTTGAATGGTTTAAAGGTGTCAtggatgatattgcagattatGACTGCGAT AATATCATAGAAATGCACAACTATTTGACAAGTGTCTACGAGGAAGGTGATGCAAGGTCCGCGCTTATTGCCATGATTCAGAGGCTGCAACATGCTAAAAATGGAGTTGATGTTGTTTCAGAAAGCCGG ATTCGAACACATTTTGCTAGACCAAACTGGAAAAAAGTCTTCACTGAATTAGCAAACGCGCATCAAAGCTCTCGGATAG GTGTATTCTACTGTGGAAGTCCTACTCTTACAAAAACACTGAAGGAACTTTGTCACGAGTTCAGCCTAAAGTCATCTACCCGTTTTCAGTTTCACAAGGAGAACTTCTAA
- the LOC114418921 gene encoding putative respiratory burst oxidase homolog protein H isoform X2, with protein MSSQKGGKDESSTWILESIEIDPVVGRPKRDDEAPPNGSTVLKSPNDVAAVNNNNNNNNNNNNVRSRLGIRGSNGGRKMMRTESGAARGIKGLRFLDRTVTGRETDAWKSIEKRFTQNAVDGKLTKDKFGTCMGMGAESKDFAGELYEALARRRKVYAENGISLDEAKVFWEDMTNKDFESRLQVFFDMCDKNGDGKLSEDEVKEVIVLSASANKLGNLKMHADGYASLIMEELDPDHNGYIEIWQLETLLKEMVSSEEGTKKLDQCRAMTLSKAMIPSKYRTPVSKFLSKTTEFALDKWKKIWVFALWLAINLVLFIWKFKQYREKKAFQVMGYCLCFAKGAAETLKFNMALIVLTMCRRTLTKLRGSFLSRIIPFDDNINFHKTIAVAVVIGTFIHVMMHITCDFPRLISCPENKFFSIFGDGFNYEQPTYYTLVKSIPGLTGILMVLIMAFTFTLATHYFRKSVVKLPSPLHRLAGFNAFWYAHHLLIVVYILLIIHGYFLFLTKEWNKKTTWMYLVVPLALYAFERIHPFFRSKDHRVSIIKAIIYTGNVLALYMTKPQGFKYESGMYLFVKCPDISTFEWHPFSITSAPGDDYLSVHIRTLGDWTTELKNTFAQVCEPHNAQPRKGNLMRMETRAPNSTYNHPSKSRIRYPKILIKGPYGAPAQSYKNYDVLFLIGLGIGATPMISILKDMLNNMKSESPKEFIR; from the exons ATGTCATCACAAAAAGGAGGCAAAGATGAATCATCAACGTGGATTCTTGAGAGCATTGAGATTGATCCCGTTGTGGGAAGGCCTAAAAGGGATGATGAAGCACCCCCTAATGGAAGCACGGTGCTTAAATCTCCCAATGATGTTGCTGCtgtgaacaacaacaacaacaacaacaacaacaacaacaatgtgaGGAGCAGACTTGGCATTCGGGGGAGTAATGGAGGGAGGAAAATGATGAGGACTGAATCAGGAGCAGCCAGAGGGATTAAGGGTTTACGTTTTCTTGATAGAACGGTCACAGGGAGGGAAACTGATGCATGGAAGTCCATTGAGAAGCGCTTTACTCAGAATGCAGTTGATGGAAAACTCACAAAAGACAAATTTGGAACCTGCATGG GCATGGGGGCAGAATCAAAGGATTTTGCTGGGGAGCTGTATGAGGCTTTGGCAAGGAGAAGGAAAGTCTATGCAGAAAATGGGATATCTTTGGATGAAGCTAAAGTATTCTGGGAGGACATGAccaacaaagattttgaatctAGGCTTCAAGTGTTCTTTGACAT GTGTGACAAGAATGGAGATGGTAAGCTATCAGAAGATGAGGTTAAGGAG GTTATAGTGTTGAGCGCCTCAGCAAATAAGCTAGGAAACCTCAAAATGCATGCTGATGGGTATGCATCTTTGATAATGGAAGAGCTTGACCCTGATCATAATGGATATATAGAG ATCTGGCAGCTAGAAACTCTGCTGAAGGAAATGGTTAGTTCTGAAGAAGGCACCAAAAAACTTGATCAATGTAGAGCCATGACTTTGAGTAAAGCTATGATACCGAGCAAGTATAGGACACCAGTGAGCAAATTTCTATCTAAAACCACAGAATTTGCTCTcgataaatggaaaaaaatatggGTTTTCGCGCTTTGGTTGGCCATAAACTTGGTGctttttatttggaaatttAAGCAATACAGGGAAAAGAAAGCCTTTCAAGTCATGGGTTACTGTCTCTGCTTTGCAAAGGGTGCTGCTGAGACTCTCAAGTTCAACATGGCTCTTATTGTCCTAACCATGTGCAGAAGAACACTTACAAAACTAAGAGGATCATTTCTAAGTCGAATCATACCTTTTGATGACAATATAAACTTTCACAAGACGATTGCGGTAGCTGTGGTTATAGGGACTTTTATTCATGTAATGATGCATATCACTTGTGATTTTCCAAGATTAATATCATGCCCAGAAAATAAGTTCTTTTCGATATTTGGGGATGGTTTTAACTATGAGCAGCCTACTTACTACACCCTAGTTAAAAGCATTCCTGGTTTAACTGGAATTCTTATGGTCTTGATTATGGCTTTTACCTTCACTCTAGCGACACATTATTTCAGAAAAAGTGTTGTCAAGTTGCCTTCCCCGTTGCATCGATTGGCTGGTTTCAATGCATTTTGGTATGCTCATCATTTGCTTATTGTGGTTTACATACTCCTGATCATACATGGCTACTTTCTATTTCTCACCAAGGAATGGAACAAGAAGACG ACTTGGATGTACCTTGTAGTTCCACTAGCACTCTATGCTTTTGAGAGAATTCACCCGTTTTTCAGGAGTAAAGATCACCGAGTAAGCATCATTAAG GCAATAATATATACAGGAAATGTTCTGGCACTATACATGACCAAACCCCAAGGATTCAAGTATGAAAGTGGAATGTATCTTTTTGTCAAGTGTCCAGATATATCTACTTTTGAATG GCATCCTTTCTCCATCACCTCTGCACCTGGAGATGACTACTTGAGTGTTCATATACGAACCTTGGGAGATTGGACTACAGAGCTTAAAAACACATTTGCACAG GTTTGTGAGCCTCACAATGCTCAACCAAGAAAGGGAAACCTTATGAGGATGGAAACTAGAGCACCAAATTCAACCTATAACCATCCTTCAAAATCAAG AATTAGATATCCAAAGATCCTCATCAAAGGACCCTACGGAGCCCCAGCACAAAGCTATAAGAACTATGATGTTCTCTTTCTCATAGGTCTCGGAATCGGTGCCACACCAATGATCAGTATTCTAAAAGATATGTTGAACAACATGAAGTCAGAAAGCCCTAAAGAG TTTATACGCTAA
- the LOC114418922 gene encoding protein BUD31 homolog 2-like, with product MPKVKTNRVTYPEGWELIEPTLHELQAKMREAENDPHDGKRNCETLWPIFKIAHQKSRYIFDLYHQRKEISKELYEFCLDQGYADHNLIAKWKKPGYERLCCLGCMQPRNHNFATTCVCRVPKNLREEKVIECVHCGCKGCASGD from the exons atgccaaaagtaaAGACAAACCGTGTTACATACCCAGAGGGCTGGGAATTAATTGAGCCTACTCTCCATGAACTTCAAGCAAAGATGAGGGAAG CTGAGAACGATCCACATGATGGCAAGAGAAACTGTGAGACATTATGGCCTATATTTAAGATTGCACACCAGAAGAGCCGCTACATATTTGACCTCTATCATCAAAGGAAGGAGATTTCTAAAGAATTGTATGAATTCTGTTTAGATCAAGGATATGCTGACCACAATCTAATTGCAAAATGGAAGAAG CCTGGTTATGAACGTCTATGCTGCTTGGGGTGTATGCAGCCACGCAATCACAATTTTGCCACCACTTGTGTTTGCAGAGTTCCCAAGAACCTTAGGGAGGAGAAGGTTATAGAGTGTGTTCATTGTGGTTGCAAGGGCTGTGCTAGCGGGGACTGA
- the LOC114417749 gene encoding WUSCHEL-related homeobox 3-like yields MSPAGSPRWSPTTEQLMILEELYRSGIRTPSASQIQQITTHLSFYGRIEGKNVFYWFQNHKARDRQKLRRKLTKQLQLQQQQQQQLQLHHHCPKLNQDHFTNHFVGNFGYSTLRSTTHDFPFFNPPSLLFQGGAANTSSEQALSCKWNVHNPQSNLVESKEMAFCNYGWTLVDVDNNQASSCCTTRPVKTLDLFPLTTTRISEDCTTPPK; encoded by the exons ATGTCCCCAGCAGGTTCACCAAGATGGAGCCCTACCACAGAACAGCTCATGATCTTGGAGGAACTGTACAGGAGTGGCATTAGAACTCCTAGTGCATCTCAAATTCAGCAAATTACTACACACCTTTCTTTCTATGGCAGGATAGAAGGAAAGAATGTGTTCTACTGGTTTCAGAACCACAAGGCTAGGGATAGACAGAAGCTCAGAAGGAAACTCACCAAGCAACTGCAGctacagcagcaacaacaacaacagctcCAACTCCACCATCATTGCCCAAAACTCAATCAAGATCATTTCACTAACCATTTTGTTGGTAACTTTGGTTATAGCACTCTTCGTTCTACTACCCAcgattttcccttttttaaccCACCTAGCTTGCTTTTTCAG GGAGGTGCTGCGAACACATCGTCAGAACAAGCATTGAGTTGCAAATGGAATGTGCATAACCCTCAAAGTAATTTGGTGGAGAGTAAAGAGATGGCATTCTGCAACTATGGTTGGACACTTGTGGATGTTGATAATAATCAAGCATCTTCATGTTGCACCACTCGACCTGTCAAGACTCTTGATCTCTTTCCTCTCACAACTACCAGAATCAGTGAAGACTGCACCACACCACCCAAGTAG